The stretch of DNA GGGAGTTCTTAATGGGTTTACTTCTCCATAACCAACACCAAAAATGGTAATAACTACCATATAGATTGAATCCAATAGAGTCCAGCCAAATAAGCCATAACCAACTACTGCTACCACCAGCGTGGCTGTAAAAAAAGTTGTGCCAATAAAAATCCGTTTAAATGACTCTTGCATGGATTAGGTTGGTAAGCAAATAGAATTAGAGCCGAAGGTACTCCGCCTTTTAAAAATGAAGCGAGGTTCAACTTTGTCGATCTAATCTCACTTGTAGAACTAAATGTTGTATCCAACAGCACAAGTCTGATAGCAGTTACCAGTTATCAGTTATAAAGTAGCAATTAACAATCAACCATCAACTGAATTGATATGTACAGTTTTTATGTACAATTAAATAGATACTGAGCCAAGCAGTTATGTTTTCAATTCAAACTACTTATACTAATGCTCGACAAAATTTAGCCAAATTACTTGATCGCGTGGCTAATGATAATACTATTGCTTTAATTACCAGAAAAGGTCATCCTGATATGGCAATTATTAGAGCCGATGAATTATCTTCTATTTTAGAAACTTTACATTTATTGCGATCGCCTGCAAATGCTCAAAAACTCAATCAAGCTCTTGAACGTTCTTTAGCTAGAGATTCCGAACCTGTGATTGCTTCAGAATCAATTGTAGATTTATGTCAGGAGTTAGGAATTGCCAGAGAACAAAAATAGGGCGATTGTTTTCGATCTGCAATTTCGAGAAGATTTACGTTGGTGGTTTAAACAAGATCGCAACATAGCTAATCGTATTTTAGATTTAGTTGAAGCTATTACTAAAGAACCATTTAAAGGTATTGGCAAACCTGAATGTTTGAAATATCGAGAAGCAAATACTTGGTCAAGAAGAATTACTCAGGAACATCGCTTAGTGTATCGTGTAACTGAAGACAGAATTGATTTTTTGCAAGCAAGATATCATTATTAGTTAGGTTAAATTTTTCAAATTTACGAATAAGTCTAAAATACTTGAGCAACTATCAATAAACCGTACAATTTCTATGAGTTATTTTCGTGCTGCTGTTGATGCCATGACTGGCTACATTCCTGGGGAACAACCAAAACCAGGGACAAAGATTATTAAACTCAACACCAACGAAAATCCTTATCCTCCTTCTCCTCATGCTGTAGAAGTTTTACGTACTCTCGATAGTGAATGGTTGCGACGCTACCCCGATCCTTATGCCAAAGATTTTTGTCAAGCAGTCAGTGAAGCTTTAGGTGTCCCTTCTGATTGGATTTTAGTTGGTAATGGCAGCGATGAATTACTTAATGTCATAATTCGCGCTTGTGCAGAAGGAAGCGATCGCTCTGTAGTTTATCCAATGCCAACCTATGTACTTTATCGTACCTTAGCTGCGATCCAACCTGCTCAAGTTCAAGAAATTCGGTATCCTGAAGATTTTCAATTACCAATAAAAAAACTTGTAGCTGCTAAAGGTGCAGTTACTTTTGTCGCTTCTCCTAATAGTCCATCGGGACATTTAATTCCCTTAGAAGATTTACGCTCATTAGCCGAGCAAATTCCTGGAATTCT from Stanieria cyanosphaera PCC 7437 encodes:
- a CDS encoding type II toxin-antitoxin system Phd/YefM family antitoxin gives rise to the protein MFSIQTTYTNARQNLAKLLDRVANDNTIALITRKGHPDMAIIRADELSSILETLHLLRSPANAQKLNQALERSLARDSEPVIASESIVDLCQELGIAREQK
- a CDS encoding Txe/YoeB family addiction module toxin; its protein translation is MPENKNRAIVFDLQFREDLRWWFKQDRNIANRILDLVEAITKEPFKGIGKPECLKYREANTWSRRITQEHRLVYRVTEDRIDFLQARYHY
- the hisC gene encoding histidinol-phosphate transaminase, which translates into the protein MSYFRAAVDAMTGYIPGEQPKPGTKIIKLNTNENPYPPSPHAVEVLRTLDSEWLRRYPDPYAKDFCQAVSEALGVPSDWILVGNGSDELLNVIIRACAEGSDRSVVYPMPTYVLYRTLAAIQPAQVQEIRYPEDFQLPIKKLVAAKGAVTFVASPNSPSGHLIPLEDLRSLAEQIPGILVIDEAYVDFADYSALPLVFDLENLVILRTLSKGYSLAGLRMGFAIANPKLLSGLFKVKDSYNIDAIATAVGTAAMKDQAYKNECANQVKISRTKLTTDLKNIGFEVLNSQGNFVLATPQNNSAEYLYQELKQRGILVRYFKQPGLEDKLRITVGTEAQNQTLLEALISLIR